In one Natronoarchaeum mannanilyticum genomic region, the following are encoded:
- a CDS encoding LLM class flavin-dependent oxidoreductase, translating into MQLGTGLFTCQQRPDDDRSTSEIYDEMLELGRVIDDAGLDSAWVSEHHFLEDDYLSGVIPALGALAAVTDDVELGPCIALAPLYDSVRLAEDVATVDQISGGRATLGLAIGSNVAEFDAFGIPDDERVPRLADTVDVLRGAWSEGPLEYDPEFHDISPDVTVTPEPAHDVPIMLGGAAKPAVRRAARTGDAWCAPSSLSVEGVEKRVEDIRNVREHEDVDGDFQVYVLQHGFVGDSREEAWEQMREGYFYIQRRYEEIFSGEPVDELDAERKQELKEQAIFGTPDQVVAELEEYRDALGDDVHFIFRTYHPGIGTERMATCIRRLGEEVRPELA; encoded by the coding sequence ATGCAACTCGGTACCGGCCTCTTTACCTGCCAGCAGCGACCGGACGACGACCGCTCGACCAGCGAGATTTACGACGAGATGCTCGAACTCGGCCGCGTCATCGACGACGCCGGCCTGGACAGCGCCTGGGTCTCCGAGCACCACTTCCTCGAGGACGACTACCTCTCCGGCGTGATTCCCGCGCTGGGCGCGCTCGCCGCCGTCACCGACGACGTCGAACTCGGTCCGTGTATCGCCCTGGCGCCGCTGTACGACTCGGTCCGGCTCGCAGAGGACGTGGCGACCGTCGACCAGATCAGCGGCGGTCGCGCGACGCTGGGACTGGCCATCGGCTCGAACGTCGCCGAGTTCGACGCCTTCGGCATCCCGGACGACGAGCGCGTCCCGCGGCTGGCCGACACCGTCGACGTCCTCCGCGGGGCGTGGTCGGAGGGTCCGCTGGAGTACGATCCCGAGTTTCACGACATCTCGCCGGACGTGACCGTGACGCCCGAGCCCGCCCACGACGTCCCCATCATGCTCGGCGGCGCCGCGAAACCGGCCGTCCGTCGGGCCGCCCGCACCGGCGACGCCTGGTGCGCGCCCTCCTCGCTGTCGGTCGAGGGCGTCGAAAAGCGCGTCGAGGACATCCGCAACGTTCGCGAGCACGAAGACGTCGACGGTGACTTTCAGGTGTACGTCCTCCAGCACGGCTTCGTCGGCGACTCGAGAGAGGAGGCCTGGGAGCAGATGCGGGAGGGGTACTTCTACATCCAGCGTCGGTACGAGGAGATCTTCTCCGGCGAGCCCGTCGACGAACTCGACGCCGAGCGCAAGCAGGAACTGAAAGAGCAGGCCATCTTCGGCACTCCCGACCAGGTCGTCGCGGAGCTGGAAGAGTACCGGGACGCGCTCGGCGACGACGTCCACTTCATCTTCCGCACCTACCATCCCGGCATCGGTACCGAGCGCATGGCGACGTGCATCCGGCGACTGGGCGAGGAAGTCCGGCCCGAACTCGCGTAA
- the paaK gene encoding phenylacetate--CoA ligase PaaK translates to MRHSNESLDRSELREVQADRLRETVARAYENVPFYRETLDDAGVDPEDIDSIEDVTKLPMTTKEAFRDEYPDGLFAVDDEEVARIHASSGTTGKPKIVSYTDEDLDLWGETMARSLSAAGVDPGDTVQNAYGYGLFTGGLGFHEGAETLGTTVVPTSSGGTQRQIELADDLDSDVLACTPSYALYFAETAEEMGYDPRELSISVIAYGAETCTEPMREEIEDALDATGINNYGLSEIIGPGVAAECHEAQDGLHVWEDHFYPEVVDPRTGEPVEDGEEGELVLTTLTKEALPVLRYRTGDLTTLNYEECECGRTMVRMDNVTGRTDDLLVVRGVNLYPSEIEHTVVDIDGVAPHYRIDLYQEDNLDVLELTIERAEEVDRSDEALREDILTRLENVLSFTPDELELVPAGGIERTEVGKVQRVYDHRESATYP, encoded by the coding sequence ATGAGACACAGTAACGAGTCTCTCGACCGCTCGGAGCTGCGCGAGGTACAGGCGGACAGGCTCCGCGAGACGGTCGCACGCGCATACGAGAACGTTCCGTTCTACCGCGAGACGCTCGACGACGCCGGAGTCGACCCCGAGGACATCGACAGCATCGAGGACGTCACGAAGTTGCCGATGACGACGAAGGAGGCTTTCCGCGACGAGTATCCCGACGGCCTGTTCGCCGTCGACGACGAAGAAGTCGCCCGCATCCACGCCTCCTCGGGCACGACCGGCAAGCCAAAAATCGTCTCGTACACCGACGAGGATCTCGATCTGTGGGGTGAGACGATGGCTCGTTCGCTGTCGGCCGCCGGCGTCGACCCCGGCGACACCGTCCAGAACGCCTACGGCTACGGCCTCTTCACCGGCGGCCTGGGCTTTCACGAGGGCGCCGAAACGCTCGGGACGACAGTCGTCCCGACCAGCAGCGGCGGGACGCAGCGACAGATCGAACTCGCCGACGACCTTGACAGCGACGTCCTCGCGTGTACGCCCTCCTACGCGCTGTACTTCGCCGAGACCGCCGAGGAGATGGGGTACGACCCCCGCGAACTGTCCATCTCGGTGATCGCCTACGGCGCCGAGACCTGCACGGAGCCGATGCGCGAGGAGATCGAGGACGCGCTCGACGCCACCGGCATCAACAACTACGGGCTCTCGGAGATCATCGGCCCCGGCGTCGCTGCCGAGTGCCACGAGGCCCAGGACGGCCTGCACGTCTGGGAGGACCACTTCTACCCGGAGGTCGTCGACCCGCGCACCGGCGAGCCCGTCGAGGACGGTGAGGAGGGCGAACTCGTCCTCACCACGCTCACCAAGGAAGCACTGCCGGTCCTGCGGTACCGCACGGGCGATCTGACGACGCTGAACTACGAGGAGTGCGAGTGCGGCCGCACGATGGTGCGCATGGACAACGTCACCGGCCGCACCGACGACTTGCTCGTCGTCCGGGGCGTGAACCTCTACCCCAGCGAGATCGAGCACACGGTCGTCGACATCGACGGCGTCGCTCCACACTACCGTATCGACCTGTATCAGGAGGACAACCTCGACGTGCTGGAGTTGACCATCGAGCGCGCCGAGGAGGTCGACCGCAGCGACGAGGCGCTGCGCGAGGACATCCTGACCCGGCTGGAGAACGTCCTCTCGTTCACTCCCGACGAGCTTGAACTGGTCCCGGCCGGCGGCATCGAGCGCACCGAGGTCGGCAAAGTCCAGCGCGTCTACGACCACCGCGAGTCAGCTACCTACCCCTAA
- a CDS encoding transposase: protein MAWEVTRTVRVRLDVPDDRKSDLHATNSKFQYCANRTADWAWRYPDEDCVTSKSEAEDAIYDDLREETDGLHANLVQKAIKRATDDIDSCVDRLADGENTSKPEYDTFSIVYDKRAATYYRDKVSLATVNGRVECEYDLPDDPGRTPHGEYLLNDSYPFSTSTVHYDSEADEFYLHAVMERELDVDSPEKAEDSKVLGVDCNVNDHIAVTSTGRFIGNADYLNHHRREFEKRRASLQQTGTRSAHLTFQRIGDRFGRWSEDYLHQCSKAIIEEARLHGCTHIAFEKLERIRERISDGKKFQQWAFNALQMMVEYKAEEYGIVVDAVKPQYTSQQCSKCGCTLEENRDDQHFECRDCGYAANADYNAAKNVARKLALKLQRGQKSPTGGAFCQYALKSGVMTVNATEVASDTPVSVERESTDKPTPLGVGS from the coding sequence ATGGCGTGGGAGGTAACTCGCACCGTGCGCGTCCGCCTCGACGTGCCCGACGACCGCAAGAGTGACCTCCACGCCACCAACTCCAAATTCCAGTACTGCGCCAACCGCACCGCAGACTGGGCATGGCGCTACCCAGACGAGGACTGTGTGACCAGCAAAAGCGAAGCTGAAGACGCCATTTACGACGACCTCCGAGAAGAAACCGACGGACTGCACGCGAACCTCGTGCAGAAAGCCATCAAACGCGCCACTGATGACATCGACAGCTGCGTTGACAGGCTTGCTGACGGCGAAAACACTAGCAAGCCAGAGTACGACACGTTCAGCATCGTCTACGACAAGCGAGCAGCCACCTACTACCGCGACAAGGTGAGCCTCGCCACCGTCAACGGGAGGGTCGAATGCGAGTACGACCTTCCCGACGACCCTGGAAGAACACCGCATGGCGAGTACCTGCTGAACGACAGCTACCCTTTCTCAACCAGTACCGTCCACTACGACAGCGAAGCCGACGAGTTCTACCTCCACGCGGTGATGGAGCGGGAACTCGACGTTGATAGTCCTGAGAAAGCCGAGGATTCGAAGGTCCTCGGCGTGGACTGCAACGTCAACGACCACATCGCCGTCACCAGCACGGGTCGGTTCATCGGGAACGCCGACTACCTCAACCATCACCGCCGCGAGTTCGAAAAACGCCGCGCCAGCCTGCAACAGACGGGCACGCGGAGCGCCCACTTGACCTTCCAGCGTATCGGTGACAGGTTCGGACGCTGGAGTGAAGACTATCTCCACCAGTGTTCCAAGGCCATTATTGAGGAGGCTCGCCTCCACGGTTGCACGCATATCGCGTTCGAGAAGTTAGAGCGGATTCGAGAACGTATCAGCGACGGGAAGAAGTTCCAGCAGTGGGCGTTCAACGCCCTCCAGATGATGGTCGAGTACAAGGCTGAAGAGTACGGCATCGTTGTGGACGCGGTGAAGCCACAGTACACGAGCCAGCAGTGTTCGAAGTGTGGGTGTACCCTTGAAGAAAACCGGGACGACCAGCACTTCGAGTGCCGTGACTGTGGGTACGCAGCGAATGCGGATTATAACGCGGCGAAGAACGTGGCGCGGAAACTCGCGCTCAAACTCCAGCGGGGGCAGAAGTCCCCTACTGGAGGGGCGTTCTGTCAGTACGCCCTGAAGTCAGGGGTGATGACCGTGAACGCTACTGAAGTGGCGTCCGACACTCCCGTGTCGGTAGAACGAGAGTCCACTGACAAGCCCACCCCTTTAGGGGTAGGTAGCTGA
- a CDS encoding PaaI family thioesterase: MDIEAFFENMPFADLLGVEVTTVDDGHAEGHIEMREELSWNEDKVMAHGGVTFTLADTVGGAALVSIVDQPVPTIDMRIDYLEAGTGDLRAEADVVRQGGDVGVVDVDVYAEDGAHVADARGVYKTG; the protein is encoded by the coding sequence ATGGACATCGAAGCGTTCTTCGAGAACATGCCGTTCGCCGACCTGCTCGGCGTCGAAGTGACCACCGTCGACGACGGCCACGCCGAAGGACACATCGAGATGCGCGAGGAACTGTCCTGGAACGAGGACAAAGTGATGGCCCACGGCGGCGTGACGTTCACGCTCGCCGACACCGTCGGCGGGGCGGCGCTGGTCTCGATCGTCGACCAGCCGGTCCCGACGATCGACATGCGCATCGACTACCTGGAAGCCGGAACCGGCGACCTCCGGGCCGAAGCCGACGTGGTCCGACAGGGCGGCGACGTCGGCGTCGTCGACGTCGACGTCTACGCCGAGGACGGCGCCCACGTCGCGGACGCGCGCGGCGTGTACAAGACTGGCTGA
- a CDS encoding penicillin acylase family protein gives MPENTRQNWQGVSRRDVLKAGTAVAGIAGGVTQTELAYARPGKKPVTVRIKRDEYGVPHIYARGGDSRAPVFYGYGYATAEDRLYQLELYRRYYHGTVAAVLGEGEGDNDWVQFDKEARRNTAGEPSLDEQAQEQLTEEQRGVLQAFTDGINRYIREVRDSDDREFHKGFQDHGFEPDEFTTEDAAGMFVGSMAYFSGFQLETLGATVVDMLAEKTGDEDEAMELFEDLNWGNDPGAPTSTVQSGEGYTPPYTDVETGRTSATEPAERGSSGETASASNRITGGNFAIPTDAQAVHEAEMERVRTLATGLDELGLPIKYGSNALAVQGEVTESGDALLMGGPQMGFNTPSIMYEAGLHGPDFDVAGITVAGYPFIMFGHNRNGAMTSTAGIDNCLQMFTESITVNEDGPDTYAFRGEEHEVETEEKTIEVADGENVTYTERLTRHGVVTQWDPDNGQALAQTKSYSGRHMNSWRAYYEAQFASDVEEFKQAAQRCDYALNFMWADKSGDIGYFHLGRYPDAESVEWDTRLPADGTKYELTEDDYLRAADGDVPYAINPDPGYSAQWNNKPAPDWNNGDLSYSWSTDHRVQRIINLVEHRLCDHGAVDYEFMKEVVYDIAFVDLRSIRYKDHLLDALEDADLSETERRAKAQLESWGHLRQADGEDHTGQYPAGYTIWDATFPKILREVFAETLGSAYDPASYFLNYDYGRGTLMRVLNPDETALSTGADYVGDSPDDELVGAFRAAVSELDEESDGDPSTWRSDARIEEFDNMALFGMPIGVTTAGEMAWVNRGTENHIVRLGDDLEAENVLPPGNDGYVAPDGSTGDHYDDQLELFRDFEYKPLLFGDGEVNAAAESTQTLTPRSGNGRRRGPPQRPGNSDRDRDRDADCCGDEHGRGERRNGDAGRN, from the coding sequence GTGCCGGAGAATACTCGACAGAACTGGCAAGGCGTATCGCGACGCGACGTCCTGAAAGCGGGCACGGCAGTCGCCGGAATCGCCGGCGGCGTCACCCAGACGGAGCTGGCCTACGCCCGGCCCGGCAAGAAGCCGGTCACGGTGAGGATAAAGCGCGACGAGTACGGCGTCCCGCACATCTACGCGCGGGGCGGCGACAGTCGCGCGCCGGTGTTCTACGGGTACGGCTACGCGACGGCGGAGGACAGGCTCTACCAGCTCGAACTCTACCGTCGCTACTACCACGGAACCGTCGCGGCGGTCCTCGGCGAAGGTGAGGGCGACAACGACTGGGTCCAGTTCGACAAGGAGGCCCGCCGGAACACGGCGGGCGAGCCCTCCCTCGACGAGCAGGCCCAGGAGCAGCTGACCGAGGAGCAACGCGGCGTGTTGCAGGCCTTCACCGACGGCATCAATCGATACATCCGCGAAGTCCGCGACAGCGACGATCGAGAGTTCCACAAGGGGTTCCAGGACCACGGCTTCGAGCCCGACGAGTTCACGACGGAGGACGCCGCCGGGATGTTCGTCGGGAGCATGGCGTACTTCAGCGGCTTCCAGCTGGAGACGCTGGGCGCGACGGTCGTCGACATGCTGGCCGAAAAGACCGGCGACGAGGATGAGGCGATGGAGCTGTTCGAGGACCTCAACTGGGGGAACGACCCCGGCGCGCCGACCTCGACCGTCCAGTCCGGCGAGGGGTACACGCCGCCGTACACGGACGTCGAGACGGGACGGACGAGCGCGACCGAACCGGCAGAGCGCGGGTCGTCCGGCGAGACGGCGTCGGCGAGCAATCGCATCACGGGCGGAAACTTCGCGATCCCGACCGACGCGCAGGCGGTCCACGAAGCCGAGATGGAGCGGGTCCGGACGCTCGCGACCGGGCTCGACGAGCTCGGGCTCCCCATCAAGTACGGCAGCAACGCGCTCGCGGTGCAGGGCGAGGTGACCGAGAGCGGCGACGCCCTGCTGATGGGCGGTCCCCAGATGGGGTTCAACACGCCCTCCATCATGTACGAGGCGGGGCTGCACGGGCCGGACTTCGACGTCGCGGGCATCACCGTCGCGGGCTACCCGTTCATCATGTTCGGGCACAACCGCAACGGCGCGATGACCTCGACGGCGGGCATCGACAACTGCCTCCAGATGTTCACCGAGTCCATCACCGTCAACGAGGACGGCCCCGACACCTACGCCTTCCGGGGCGAGGAACACGAGGTCGAGACCGAGGAGAAGACGATCGAGGTCGCGGACGGCGAGAACGTGACCTACACCGAGCGGCTCACCCGCCACGGGGTCGTCACGCAGTGGGATCCCGACAACGGCCAGGCGCTGGCCCAGACCAAGTCCTACTCCGGCAGGCACATGAACTCCTGGCGGGCCTACTACGAGGCCCAGTTCGCGTCGGACGTCGAGGAGTTCAAGCAGGCGGCCCAGCGCTGTGACTACGCACTGAACTTCATGTGGGCCGACAAGAGCGGCGACATCGGCTACTTCCACCTCGGGCGCTACCCCGACGCCGAGAGCGTCGAGTGGGACACACGCCTGCCCGCCGACGGGACGAAGTACGAACTCACCGAGGACGACTACCTGAGAGCCGCGGACGGGGACGTTCCCTACGCCATCAACCCCGATCCCGGCTACTCGGCGCAGTGGAACAACAAGCCCGCGCCCGACTGGAACAACGGCGATCTGAGCTACTCCTGGTCGACCGACCACCGCGTCCAGCGCATCATCAACCTCGTGGAGCACCGTCTCTGTGACCACGGTGCGGTCGACTACGAGTTCATGAAGGAGGTCGTCTACGACATCGCCTTCGTGGATCTCCGGTCGATACGGTACAAGGACCACCTGCTGGACGCGCTGGAGGACGCCGATCTCTCCGAGACCGAACGGCGGGCGAAGGCGCAACTCGAATCCTGGGGACACCTCCGGCAGGCGGACGGGGAGGACCACACCGGCCAGTACCCCGCCGGCTACACGATCTGGGACGCCACGTTCCCGAAGATCCTCCGGGAGGTGTTCGCGGAGACGCTCGGTAGCGCGTACGACCCGGCGTCGTACTTCCTCAACTACGACTACGGCCGCGGGACGCTGATGCGGGTGCTCAATCCCGACGAGACCGCACTGTCGACGGGAGCCGACTACGTCGGCGACAGCCCGGACGACGAACTCGTCGGCGCGTTCCGGGCGGCCGTCTCGGAGCTCGATGAGGAGTCCGACGGCGATCCCTCGACCTGGCGATCGGACGCGCGCATCGAGGAGTTCGACAACATGGCGCTGTTCGGCATGCCCATCGGCGTCACGACGGCCGGCGAGATGGCCTGGGTGAACCGCGGAACGGAGAACCACATCGTCCGCCTCGGCGACGACCTCGAAGCCGAGAACGTCCTCCCGCCGGGCAACGACGGCTACGTCGCCCCCGACGGGTCGACCGGCGACCACTACGACGATCAGCTCGAACTGTTCCGCGACTTCGAGTACAAGCCGCTGCTGTTCGGCGACGGCGAGGTCAACGCCGCGGCGGAGTCGACGCAGACGCTGACCCCGAGATCCGGGAACGGTCGGCGTCGAGGTCCACCGCAACGTCCAGGCAATTCCGACCGCGACAGGGACCGGGACGCTGACTGCTGCGGCGACGAGCACGGGCGGGGTGAACGGCGGAACGGAGACGCCGGACGAAACTAG
- a CDS encoding HD domain-containing protein yields MPDYETQVREAFPELDYISSEGLREKVVEAWTLALDRGGWRDIADVPYAWNIHEVTNVEHVRGVTRIARESAQEQREFHGADPDMDVIVAATLLHDVGKCYEYVDFVDEEKLLEPDPTYATEEIPHSLSGYALAHEVGCPLAVQRAIPHFIGEIPTRTVEAELVKSANSASSNAITQSAMGITLQEWVDQYSQTQE; encoded by the coding sequence ATGCCGGACTACGAGACGCAGGTCAGAGAGGCGTTTCCCGAACTCGACTATATCTCCTCGGAGGGGCTGCGAGAGAAGGTCGTCGAGGCGTGGACGCTCGCGCTCGACCGCGGCGGCTGGCGCGACATCGCGGACGTTCCCTACGCCTGGAACATCCACGAGGTGACCAACGTCGAACACGTCCGGGGCGTCACGCGCATCGCGCGCGAGTCAGCGCAAGAACAGCGGGAGTTCCACGGCGCCGACCCCGACATGGACGTCATCGTGGCCGCGACGCTCCTCCACGACGTGGGGAAGTGCTACGAGTACGTCGACTTCGTCGACGAGGAGAAACTCCTGGAACCGGACCCGACGTACGCGACCGAAGAGATCCCCCACTCGCTGTCGGGCTACGCGCTCGCCCACGAGGTCGGCTGTCCGCTGGCCGTCCAGCGTGCGATTCCACACTTCATCGGCGAGATCCCCACTCGCACCGTGGAGGCCGAACTCGTCAAGAGCGCCAACTCCGCGTCCTCGAACGCGATCACCCAGTCCGCGATGGGCATCACGCTTCAGGAGTGGGTCGACCAGTACTCCCAGACCCAGGAGTGA
- a CDS encoding EthD domain-containing protein: protein MYKHVALLVRQAGMSHEEFVEYWQNNHTPIAKDIEGVVRYQQVLPTEPEHAEFDGLAELYFETLEDLYEALGSPGSRDYDPTKEIAAEARDDVDNFLAVEERPRIIGEEIVQKDEVDGDTDGLYKHSAFLVRQDDMTHEEFIDHWQNNHTPIAREIEGVVKYNTVIPTDPENAEFDGVAELYFEDLDKLYRALGSEGSRDYDAPGGKAKEAREDVDNFLAIDERPRFIGWERLVKDQG from the coding sequence ATGTACAAGCACGTCGCTCTGTTAGTACGACAAGCGGGGATGTCCCACGAGGAGTTCGTCGAGTACTGGCAGAACAACCACACGCCCATCGCAAAAGACATCGAGGGCGTCGTCCGCTACCAGCAGGTGCTCCCGACCGAGCCCGAACACGCCGAGTTCGACGGGTTAGCCGAACTGTACTTCGAGACGCTGGAGGACCTGTACGAGGCGCTGGGGAGTCCCGGCTCCCGCGACTACGACCCGACGAAGGAGATCGCCGCCGAGGCGCGCGACGACGTGGATAACTTCCTCGCCGTCGAGGAGCGGCCGCGCATCATCGGCGAGGAGATCGTCCAGAAAGACGAGGTCGACGGCGACACGGACGGCCTCTACAAACACTCCGCCTTTCTCGTCCGGCAGGACGACATGACCCACGAGGAGTTCATCGACCACTGGCAGAACAACCACACGCCCATCGCCCGCGAGATCGAGGGCGTCGTCAAGTACAACACGGTCATCCCGACCGACCCCGAGAACGCGGAGTTCGACGGCGTCGCCGAACTCTACTTCGAGGATCTGGACAAGCTCTACCGGGCACTCGGGAGCGAGGGATCCCGGGACTACGACGCGCCGGGCGGGAAGGCCAAAGAGGCCCGCGAGGACGTGGACAACTTCCTGGCGATCGACGAGCGGCCCCGGTTCATCGGGTGGGAACGGCTCGTCAAAGATCAGGGCTAA
- a CDS encoding NAD-dependent succinate-semialdehyde dehydrogenase has product MEATNPATGEQIATYDEDDEGDIEAKLRTAQSTFEEWRDVPLRERERLLENAGEVLRENKERYARLMTEEMGKPIAQARAEVEKCAWACDHYAEYAHAYLADEHHPSPPGTEVKTVHDPLGPVLAVMPWNYPFWQVIRFAAPYVTAGNVGLLKHASNVPGCALALEEVFEEAGYPEGVFQTLLVGSSKIDGVLRDDRIRAATLTGSGPAGRTVAETAGNQLKKTVLELGGSDPFVVLDDADLEAAVETGVTARTQNGGQSCIAAKRFVVHTDVYDEYVDRLVDAFEALTVGDPTAEETDVGPQADPDLMAELHEQVTQSIEAGATVVTGGEPLDREGAFYPPTVLTDVPEGCPADTEETFGPVATVYEVADEDEAIDVANDTRFGLGASLWTDDRERAQRLAREVEAGCVYINQMTKSDPRVPFGGIKDAGYGRELSEAGIKEFVNRKTVWTE; this is encoded by the coding sequence ATGGAAGCAACGAACCCTGCGACGGGGGAGCAGATAGCCACCTACGACGAGGACGACGAGGGCGACATCGAGGCGAAACTCCGGACGGCCCAGTCGACCTTCGAGGAGTGGCGCGACGTCCCCCTCCGCGAGCGCGAACGACTGCTCGAAAACGCCGGCGAGGTCCTCCGTGAGAACAAAGAGCGGTACGCCCGGCTGATGACCGAAGAGATGGGGAAACCCATCGCGCAAGCCCGGGCGGAAGTCGAGAAGTGCGCGTGGGCGTGCGACCACTACGCGGAGTACGCCCACGCGTACCTCGCCGACGAACACCACCCGAGTCCGCCGGGCACGGAGGTCAAGACCGTCCACGATCCGCTGGGGCCGGTGCTGGCGGTGATGCCTTGGAACTACCCATTCTGGCAGGTCATCCGCTTTGCCGCGCCCTACGTCACCGCGGGCAACGTCGGCCTGCTCAAGCACGCCTCGAACGTGCCGGGCTGTGCGCTGGCGCTCGAGGAGGTCTTCGAGGAAGCCGGCTACCCCGAAGGCGTCTTCCAGACGCTGCTCGTCGGCTCCAGCAAAATCGACGGGGTTCTCCGGGACGACCGCATCCGCGCAGCGACGCTGACCGGCAGCGGCCCGGCGGGCCGGACCGTCGCAGAGACGGCCGGCAACCAGCTCAAAAAGACGGTGCTGGAACTGGGCGGGTCGGACCCCTTCGTCGTGCTGGACGATGCGGACCTGGAGGCGGCCGTCGAGACGGGCGTGACGGCGCGCACCCAGAACGGCGGCCAGTCGTGCATCGCGGCCAAGCGCTTCGTCGTCCACACGGACGTCTACGACGAGTACGTCGACCGCCTCGTCGACGCCTTCGAGGCGCTGACCGTCGGCGACCCCACTGCCGAGGAGACCGACGTCGGTCCACAGGCCGACCCCGACCTGATGGCCGAACTGCACGAGCAGGTCACGCAAAGCATCGAGGCGGGTGCGACGGTGGTGACCGGCGGGGAGCCACTCGACCGCGAGGGCGCGTTCTACCCGCCGACCGTGCTGACCGACGTGCCGGAGGGCTGTCCCGCGGACACCGAGGAGACGTTCGGCCCCGTCGCGACCGTCTACGAGGTCGCCGATGAAGACGAAGCGATCGACGTCGCCAACGACACGCGCTTCGGGCTGGGTGCGAGCCTCTGGACCGATGACCGCGAACGCGCCCAGCGACTCGCACGCGAGGTAGAAGCGGGCTGCGTCTACATCAACCAGATGACGAAGTCCGATCCGCGCGTCCCCTTCGGCGGCATCAAAGACGCGGGGTACGGGCGCGAGCTGTCCGAAGCCGGTATCAAAGAGTTCGTCAACCGCAAGACCGTCTGGACCGAGTGA
- a CDS encoding ABC transporter substrate-binding protein, protein MEHTGDSTDGTVRRTTSRRKFLAAAGATGTLALAGCSGGSSAETVTIASLNPMSGSYSTLGPSQRNGAQLARDEINDNEDYDFEVELAEGDTETSTGPAQSEAQRVVQEEGADYIVGAISSSVALALNEFANQQEIVYFPGAAAVPVTGSACNQWVFRFEHNTAQIAEAISAYTVNNLGTNVWFHTADYAYGESVYERVSERMASANDNYNEVGTSTSELGSSNYGSYISEISNSNADVAVLGMTGGDLVSFTNQAADQGLTDEVALVSGTQSFQSVRAATGANSVGTYGGVRYLPSLELGDNQNFVEAYQGENDGPPGNFARVGYDSVRLIAKGMNEADSTDPADARDALEGGTFTTVLGDITLREGDRQATNPVWMGEIVEGSGEMPGVELINEVSGEDALPPASELGCNV, encoded by the coding sequence ATGGAGCACACAGGAGACTCTACGGACGGGACTGTTCGGAGAACGACGTCGCGTCGAAAATTCCTCGCGGCGGCGGGGGCGACCGGCACGCTCGCGCTTGCCGGCTGTAGCGGCGGGTCGAGCGCCGAAACCGTTACGATCGCGAGCCTGAACCCGATGAGCGGGTCCTACAGCACGCTCGGTCCGAGCCAGCGCAACGGCGCCCAGCTCGCCCGCGACGAGATCAACGACAACGAGGACTACGACTTCGAGGTCGAACTGGCCGAGGGCGACACGGAGACGTCGACGGGCCCGGCCCAGTCGGAGGCCCAGCGCGTCGTCCAGGAGGAAGGCGCGGACTACATCGTCGGCGCGATCTCCAGTTCGGTGGCGCTGGCGCTCAACGAGTTCGCCAACCAACAGGAGATCGTCTACTTCCCGGGTGCGGCGGCCGTCCCCGTCACGGGGTCGGCGTGTAACCAGTGGGTCTTCCGGTTCGAGCACAACACGGCCCAGATTGCCGAGGCGATCTCGGCGTACACGGTGAACAACCTCGGGACGAACGTCTGGTTCCACACGGCCGACTACGCCTACGGCGAGTCCGTCTACGAGCGCGTCAGCGAGCGGATGGCGAGTGCCAACGACAACTACAACGAAGTCGGCACTTCGACCTCCGAACTGGGATCGTCGAACTACGGGTCCTACATCAGCGAAATCAGCAACTCCAACGCCGACGTGGCCGTCCTCGGGATGACGGGCGGCGATCTCGTGAGTTTCACGAACCAGGCCGCCGACCAGGGGCTCACCGACGAGGTGGCGCTGGTCTCGGGCACCCAGTCCTTCCAGAGCGTCCGCGCGGCGACGGGCGCTAACAGCGTCGGCACCTACGGCGGCGTCCGCTACCTGCCGTCGCTGGAACTGGGCGACAACCAGAACTTCGTCGAGGCCTACCAGGGCGAGAACGACGGTCCGCCGGGGAACTTCGCGCGCGTCGGCTACGACTCGGTGCGCCTCATCGCCAAGGGGATGAACGAAGCGGACAGCACCGACCCCGCAGACGCCCGTGACGCCCTCGAGGGAGGGACCTTCACGACCGTCCTCGGAGACATCACGCTCCGGGAAGGGGATCGTCAGGCGACCAACCCGGTCTGGATGGGCGAGATCGTCGAAGGGAGCGGTGAGATGCCCGGCGTCGAACTCATCAACGAGGTCTCCGGCGAGGACGCCCTCCCGCCCGCTAGCGAACTCGGCTGTAACGTGTAA